Within the Epinephelus lanceolatus isolate andai-2023 chromosome 22, ASM4190304v1, whole genome shotgun sequence genome, the region ccactgcagaccaagtaccccccctcatgaCGGCACTCCTTGATGGTTGTGGCCTCTCCAGCAACACAATACACTATGCCTCACTATAAATACTGTTGAGGAATGACacgaggaatgtgacaaagagctcaaggcctCAACCTGAGCTCcgaattccccagatcccaatctgattgaaCATTTGTGGGACATGCAGGTACCCCAGGGGTACCCCCAATCCACactggggcctccttggatcagaCCTCTGGGGGTTACCTGTGGTTTCTGGCACCAGAGCGTTGGCAGTCCTGTGGGTTTTGAGGTTGGGTACCAGCATGTCCTACGGATGCCAGGTTGAggccttgagctttttgtcaggTTCCTCAGACccttcctgagcagtttttataATGTGGCACGCTGTCACCAGGGAGTGCCATTATAATGACTGGGGGCACTTGGTCTGCCATGCTGCGAAGGTTtcacagcagaacattgcattatgacaaaatgatcaatgtaATTCACTTCAccagtcagtggttttaatgttttagcggattggtgggggaaaaaaagatcataggtgacaaaaaacaaaagggcATCTCTTGAAAAGTCAAACAACTTTCCTTTATTTGTAACatacaaataaaacactgacaagGCAGAACGACTTAGTTTTCCCTTTCATTGTCGTTAATGGACAGGACTGTAACACTCACTCTCAAACATGGAGTTTTACttttaacatgtttaaaaaGCGTTTTTTAACGTGTAAAAGGCcaagaaatgaaaatgaagatgGATCCACAACAgcttatatttatatatatatatatatgtacacagagAAAAGACCAGAAGGATCTGTGATTGTGTGAGGGTATAGAAccattttctaaaataaaagtactcaCTGACTTAAAATAAACTGGTTAGGTTCAGGCTCATTTTCAAAGATATTTTCACAAAAGCATTTTTACCTTCAGCGAGCCTTAAAGACAGCCCACCTACCTGGATTTAATGTAACAACCGAGCACTGATCTAGGGTCAGTTCGAACTCTGTGTCATATTCACTTGAATGCAATTTCACATTCCCAAGGCTTAGGAGCTTTTCATTTACTGTAGCCCATCATAAAAGCTATAATCACCTCCTGTTAAGGGTTACCGCGTTCTTCAGATCTGTTTCTTTAAATACTATGgcatgacacacacataaaaaactgACTCTAGGTCAGAGCAGCAACTGATCAAATCCAGTGAACAGCTATCTGACAACATGGCTGTTAAATATAACAGATGAGGTTTGATTACGTTTGATTAACCTGAGAGAGAGACTGTCAGTCGGTTGATATACTACCACTATGTACaacatcctttttttaaattgtaaccTATGCAGTACAAAAAATGACTTACTGTACTTATCAGAAGGTAGTCTAGaactaaaacaagcaatatgttgtttaattgtttttgttgttcatGATCAAACAAGCCAAGACACCAATATGTCATCTCCAAGTGctgaatatgttttttttttttgcctctacCCAGTCTGGAAACAACCAGAAACTTCCACCCCAGGATCTGGACTTGATCAatcaaaaagtttgttttttttttggtgatacATAACATTTGAGAATATTTCAGTATCTAGGTGTAAGAAAGTGTCTGTCAACTTCACATTCCAGTCTCCCCTGCTTCACATACTTTGACCAGGCATTAATCTGTATGAAATCTCAAGTTGagccttgtttaaaaaaaaccatTTCAAAACGTACCAATTGAAGCCCTTCGCAGCCACACTACATCGAGGAATCTTAAAATCCACAGCAGCGTAAAGTAACGTCTCCTAACACCTCCAGTCCGAACGCAAAATCTGTACAAACTGACTACGGTCCTGGAATTAAAGGGTTTTATGGTGGTTTCTAGATAAGACTTCTAACTCGGCTGACCAGCACTCGAAACTGTCCAAGGTTTTGTAAACAGATATGGAATCAACAAGATCAAAGCCTTTCTAGATTGTCCGGTAACGTGGTATCTGAAATCCTAAGTGGAAATCCTACAAGAATCTTGGCAAAGGGATTATTCTGGATCAGTTAAGTGAATCTTACAGTACTGACTTTGTGCCAAGATGCTTTAAGGAATACCAAACAGCAGCATTAACTTTAAATTTCACCCAACTCCCCCTATAACATACTTCTAACATGCACTGATGCTCACGGGAGATTTGTTTGAAATATTAAAGTGATGCTACCAGACCCACATGAGGCTTTTAGATACGTGTTCAGAGGCAGCATCACTGCCGATGACTCATGATTTAGACTACAAGTTTTGTTTAACATCTCTAAATTCTGTCATACAAATTAATGACAGTGGGCTGGGAAAAACAGGTGATGACTGACTAGAAGAAAAACGACCATGAAAAACACTTTCGGTTCTCTGCAGTTACtttcatcatccatccatccacccatccatccatccatccatccatcccacgTTCCCTCCTCCGTTCATCAGCTTCTGACGGCCATGTCATGAAACAGTGGCTTCTACCAATCCTCATCCACACTGAATCAATATGATTTGCTCATGTTAACAAAATACATAAGAGAAGGGATGGAGGATGGTTttagtaatttttttaaatacagctAACAGTAGCATCAACATCAACTTGTTTATCTTCAGTACCTCTTGGAGACAAAGTGAACAAAGAGGCAGGCGGGTGTGATGCGATTGTACAAGGGTGACTAAAGATGAGAGCGACACGAACCCATCTGCAGTCATCACTTGGCGCCTTTAGGACACGGAGGGAGGCAGaacggaaaggagaaaggaAAGGAGTTTGACTGAAGTGAAGCACATGATGTGTAGGTGAATCTGTGAGCACGGAAACAAAATGAGAGCAAATGATTTCGTGGTGTCTTTAAAGTTTTAGGTCATGACATGTATCTCTGATACGGAAATATAACTGGGGGTTTAAGCAAGTTGAACATCCAAACGAGTAAGAGGGTCACTGTGGGATTATTTTCCGGTTGGGTGCGGCTTGACAGATTGACATGACAAACAGATGATGAGTAATGAAATATGTTTTACTCACAGCATAATAAAGATAAGGGCAATCTTAGACATCATGTCAGataagttataaaaaaaaataaaagcaggggGAGACGCCTATAGATTTAGGCACCACCTGAATAGAAAATATGGGCGGTGCTAACAGTGTTCTGTAATCTTGTAATGGTAGTATAATGGTCCGACACAGTTCAAGCCATACGTGCATATAACTTGTAATCTAACAGGTGGTGTTACAGTACAGCAGGGCTCCTCGGACTTTTTTCTGGGACCCAAATGTGAGTAAATTCCACCTAATCCTGGGACCCTGTTTCAATAATCTCAGTGTGGGGTCCCAAAGCAATCAGGGGCTGTATAACAGAAACTGACCAACTCTTCTTATCTACTTAGTATGCGTACTAATTGGCGTGAGGGCATGATTTATTTAGAAAAATGTACTGAAATCTGGACTTGAGGTAGAAAGTTTCTATAATACAGCCTTAGGCCAGGTCCCAAGCCATAGTTTAAGAAGCGCTGCAGAATGATTGAATACAGAATAACACGTTAGGAGATGAGAGCAAAGTGGGATGAGGTTCATGTCAGCAATGCCATTTCTTGACTGGGAACTACTAATTGTCATCGTTAACTGGGATAAGTGAATGAGAAAAGACGGCTTGGACATTGAACCAAGAAGtaggaaagaaagaaggagcTATGTGTGAAAGCTCACACTGCATACTGCTTTTCTAGCAGGAAAACACCAAACAATAAACAaccccgaaaaaaaaaaaaaaaaagaaaccataaaTCTCAATCCATAATGCGACACAGACATCTGTAGCCAGGTGTTCCACCATCGGTTCATTTTTAACGGCGCTCTACAGCCTGTCAAACTCAAAACGCCTGCAGCAGTAGCAGGCAGCTCAAGCTTTCACACACAGCCATGAAAGTTGCTGGCTTTTAACCAATCGTAAAAGGGTGGAGCTGAAGCCGATCAGTGGCAGCAGCCCCCGCAGTGCCCGCCCCCGTGGGTGTGTCCTGCTGAGGCCTCGCCGTGTTTGGTCCGCCGGCTGAGGATCTCGTAAGAGCAGTCGTCGCCGCAGCAACCGGACATGCTTGGCGAAGTCTCATCAATCTCAAATCTAAAAgcgtggagagaaagagaggggtcACGTAACGAGGATGAAGACGTTACTAAGACTAACTTAGgtgtaacaaaaacaaataacattaCAGGTCTTTCCTTTAACGTTAAACATGCCATTTCTCCATTTTATAAAGAATAAGCGTTTAGCAGAGCCAGTATACTCACTGTAAAGCTTCTCTGAAGAACTGGTAAGCCCCGTGGTTGTGTTTGAAAACTGTCAACATCACTTTCTTCATCTGCGTACTAGACAGAAAGAGCAAGAGAGCAAAGAAAAGTTAGTTTCACATTAGTGAAAGATGTGAGGAACGAATCTCCTTAaaaggtgccctgtggagttACAGAACTTAAAGATACACCATGCAGggttttcctaaaaaacaatgtgtcatattttgtgttcatatttttcttttaattttttgtacTCAGGgcgtttatgggcgtgtacccctacagtgctcaggtgaggtctgggctttataaaaagctAGCCACTCAACCAgatgccagaccataagcagcaggcatccaagagacacagtggcGAAAAACATAACTATAGAGGCAAATATAGAGGCAAAACACCAAACGATGGTCTTTTTGCAAGacaatttttttctatttcttttcaataattttagtttttagaTTTGGCCCATGACACCAGTTCTCAATTAAAAGTGTGTTATTTGCCCGACCACCGCATTTGAGCGCTCTGCAAAGCGGCATCACATCTCCCTCATCTGCCGTCATGGACAGCCAGGTAACAATAATGTTTGCACTAAGCCTTGGCattctttgtctctgttgtgaaattaaaccaCTATTTAAACATCTTAATACAGGCAGTCTAATGTAGGCAATAACCAACCATTAGGTTTAACAAGTAAGCTAGTCTGGTGTAACACCACACTGTCTCCCTCCAGCTCTCTGGCAGATTTTGGGGTTCACCAACTGCCCGGGGTGAGTGGAGACAGACATAGAAGTACTTTCCTACGTCCACAAGTTTTTTTTGGACCAAAACTCAATATGAAATAATAGAACAGAATACGATTATTAATCCAGATCCATTTGGTTTTTGGCTGCAAAGCCTCTTGAGTTTTACACATCATGGCAACTGTAGATTTTACCTGTTAGCGATGAGCTGTAGTATCTGGATGAGGAACTTTCCGAGCCCTTTCCTCCGCACTCTGCTCTCTAACTGCACCTCATAGCTGGAGGGTCAAGACAACATGTCAGACCAGAGTGAgcatattgttaaaaaaaattgtaacaaatgaaaaacattttgtttccagtcattaaaataaaacctaCAGTTGGAACTTAAATCCACAAACTTGTGGAAGGATATCATACCAATATAAAACCTCCTCCCCACACTCAACGTCGAATCGGAAGTGAGAGAAGGCCACAGGGGCAGAGTCGCCGTCGCGGGCCAGTAGGTACCACGCCCTCTCGTCGTTCATCTCCTCCCGCTTTTCCCTCTCCTTCCAGCCCCACTCGCTCTGCTCGTACCTATGgcacagcaacaaaaaagaaaacagggcaTCTCAAACGTGACCTACTGTGCTAATTTCCCCCCTTGCATTTCTCCCCATCATCAGGCCGCCCTGGCAGCGCCACTCAGAAAGGACATGTTTTCTAAATGGAACAAATTTGGATTCAACTGACTGGCTGCCATTTGCTAAATTGAAAATGACTCAAATTCTGGCAAAGTCAGAGAAGATAAATTGAAGTcattctctgcctctgtctcaaATCTGTCTGCGTTTCCACAGGCTCCCCAGTGAGTAGGATTTAATTCATACTCGTATGTTTGATGTCACTCTCCAATTCTCCTGCACACAAAGAATTTCTGGCTCGTctgcacttcttcttcttttatctATTTTCAGCTGAAAACCAACTGCTCATATCAAGCCTGTTCATCCCTGTTAGAGATGGGTCACTCTGCTCCTTAACTCTGTACTTGAACTACAAGAGGAGACTTCTTACAGTGTCTGCATGTTGGCTCTGGTGAGTTCAAAGGCCCACTCCACAGACAGCGGGTTGAGGGATGTCACTCTCTTACACTCTATCTGCAGGTTCAGCCTGGATGGAAGGACAAGTAAACAGGGTCAATGTCATcaagagtgtgtgcatgtgtgtgtgtctacactGTAGTAAAGTGAGAGAAAGACTAAAAGAAGAACAGACAGAAATACTAGCAGCAGACCAACTCTCCCCTCCATGCATCAACTCAAACAAGCATGTATTTCATGAAATACTGAATAAGTCCTTTGTAGGCGTACAAAATATCACATACCCATTTCTGTCGTACTTTTTGAAGGCTGGGAAGGCAGCTAGGGGGTCATCGAGCTGTGAGGAGAAGAGACAAAATTAGCTTCTTATTACATTGCCTCCCATTGAAACGCTGCCATTTTAGTTCAGAGTTCACTTTCGCTTTGACATTTATTGTACACACATTTCAAAAATATACTGGGACTGTGCCTTTAAATAGCTGAAATTATCAGTCGATTGTGCAATTATTCAATCGATATAAGATAAAAACTTTTAATAATCAAATACACAGGGgtcatttttgagcaaaaatgccaaatgttAGGCATTTCTAGTGTCTTAGATGTAATAATTCACTGTTTCTCTTTGTTGGATGGCGGCAAAATACACATCATTGGGTTTTGAACCGTTGTTGTGCAAAATAAGATGTCTGAACATGTCACCATGGGTTCTGGGAAATTTAATTGACTGTTTTCTTACGTTCTATGGACAAAAATCGATTCAATAATAGGCAGATTAATTGCTAATGAAAATTCTCGTTACTCCACTACACTTCTGTATTTTCAAATCAAACTTCTTTATTTGTGAACGCATTGAACCCCTCAAAAGTAGACACTAAAAGAGACTGCGATATCTAATCCAAGCATCCCTTGGGTTCCACTACAGGCTCTGGAGCCTAAATAGGCCAAAAGGGGCCCATACaggcaggaaaatgacagagcTATTAGTGTAATAGCCCCATTAGTCACCCATAATAAGCCCCCACAATGTAAGCTTTTCCTCGGCCCTGAGAGTAATATCAAATTAGGAATACCCCTCTTCTTACATAGATTACAAGACATTGGGCCCCTGGGTAACGACATGTGAACGATGCAGCTGTATTAagggaaagacaaaaaaaaaaatatacaaaacaaataacatcAGTTCTGACTCTGTATAAGCAAATATTTTTAAGGATAAGAATTTTAAAAACCCTCATTTTGAATGATGAGCCACTAGATTTTTCCAGTGACAAATGATTTTAAAGGTCATTACAGATAGTAGCTCTTGTAAAGGGGCCCTGTCAGCCCTTGGTCGGGGCCCAGTAGGTCTGTTCAGTAATCTGTCCATACCGCTCCTCCATTTTAAGGCCTAGAGGAACCTACCAGAATCTGAATCTAccagaaaatatttgtttttctaagCAGTGAATACACCATTTGTTCACTTGAAACAATAGTCTAAGTCAAGATGCATCGCTGTTGGcaagaacacaaacaaaaataaaagttacttTGGGAGAATTTCTCGCATTCCTTCTCTGTTGGCACACCAACAGTGGAGAGGGGCGGGAGTGAGAACAGCATGCAACACACAGTGCCCCATTTTAGGACAAAGTGACACAGAAAAGTAATAAGCACAGGCAGGCCTGTTCAGAGCTTGTAGAAGAAGTACTGTAGCTACATCTCGAGGCAAGGGTGTGACCTTTGTTCTCTACCGGGCTTCAATAAGGTTTTACTAATGATGTAGCCCACCTCCAAGCTACAGGAGCTGTCTTCTGTGTGTTCTGCTACATGGCTGGGATTCAATAAAGCCAATTAATTATGCATAAAGAAACATATGGCACTGCATTCGGCTTTTCCTGTTGTGTGAATATCAATTATGGGTGTATTCGGAGTAATAAGGAGGGCATCCCTGTCTTTTGATGTCATTACATGGAATCATGCGCATGtgataaaaaatttaaaaaaaatcacagctcACAATGGAGGTTTTAAGTGGCATGCTCGATGCAGCCTGAATCCACTGGAAAGCTTGAAACATCATGTAAAAGGGCCAAGTGGTGGATGCTTTTATGTGAGGCACTTAGATGCaaaagtgcatttatttttaacatcaaCACAATGCCATTATCAACTATCAGAATGACACAACTGAAAATTTTGAACTTGTTTTGCAGTCAGCAAGCAGCTAACACCTTAACGTTCATTTCCTGAACAAGATTATCCCAGTTCCTTAAATAGTTTCAACTCCATCTCCCCAAAACCATCTCCATGTGGCCTACCAATAAAGCATTAACCTTGCCGGTTGATGTGCAACCAAAATTACCTTGTTGGCTGTGTCCACCTTGGCACAGACGGCATCCATAGCTGCCCTCTCTTCCAGACGCCGGGCTTTCTTCTCCTTTGCTCTGTTGGACTTCCTCTggacacagaaaataaggatAATGTTGTTGAGATGGGAGTAGACATGCAGGAGAGAAAAGTATGGATAGAGGAACAGATGAAACATATAGGGAAGAGAGGTTTGAAAGAAAACGACACATGGTGACAAGGGGtaaaaagagggaaaatattAAGATGTGTCAGAACCATTTCTTCCTCACTCCTCCTCATTCAACTAATTTCTAATCAGTATTATCAATAATTATATTCAatctttttaataaaatgtaattaagtCTGTTCTTTATACTTTAAGGACCTTTTCAGACTGTAATCATCTATTCTCCTAATTCACTGagaatattttgcattttttcttctctatgCCATATAATCAATTTTACATTGAAACAACTGTGCCTTTGGCCAACATACAAAAATGTCACATGCATTTATGAACTTTCTGCTTGTATTATTTAGTTCATTCAGTGATTGTGGTTAAAGAAGAAGGAATCTTGCACTTTAGTTACTACCATGTATGCAATGTACAGTCCCTGTTAGGGCTGTAACTTAAGCCTAAATTTAAGGGGGAAATAAAAGAATCAAGGGCAATTAGTTGCACCAGAATTTAGCTTTTCACACAagcctgtgtttctgtgtgtgcagacCTCATTTGCAGCAACATTTGAACCAACATATTAACATGAGAAAACAGACTTAATGACACGAGAACAGAACAAACATCAAATCTAAGAACGAGTACAACCAGAAATATCAAAGTAAATAAGGTCAGTCATGCAGCACAAACTGTAGTACTTATACTTTATATTTAAAACATCATATTCATCGACATGATGATTGTGTCTATAGAAACAGCAACAGTGGGATAACAAtagcaagttaaaaaaaagagcattCATTTTGATATCAGTAGCTTTTATGACAATGCTGGTTTTAACAGTAGAGTGTTTACATCGCTGATGTTGCATATTGCTCTCGGTGTGGGACTGTAGTACTGGGGAAATTCTCTGATACTGATACTCTAATTTAGCCCGCTCTTGGCTTGATATCTGATGCGCGAATCAGCAATGGTGCAGCCATAATTCACACAAACTACTCTCGACTGCATCCATGCCTGGCAACTGAAAACACACGCTTTAAAAGCCGCAATAAATATGTCTCTCTGAGGTGCACTTCCATAAATAGAGATTATTAGCTGTCTTTGTTAAGGACACCTGCAATTTATagacaaaattaacactgagtCACACACAGCAGAAGTGGCGTGACACTTACACTTCTAAATTAGACATATTTAGGTTTTGGTCCGTGATTCATCCAAGAGCTATCTGAAGACATTATCTTTGGTGTTGGAAAGAGTGATGGATTATTCAATTAATCAAAAATGCACTACCCATGCTGGGAGGGTTACGTGTATATCAGGATTTCAGTGACATGTTTACAGAAATGGTGCATTGATGCCTCTTGAACAGAACATTTTAATGCATTAACAAGTGGGAATTAGCCAAATACCCCCATTTAGATCCTGACTTGAGCAGAAGAGGCAACAATAATGGGAAGGAATGCACTGAATTGCCAACTTTAGTTCACAGCATTAAGTCTGTACCAAGCACAGAGAGGCTGCAGACTGAGCTGGGACTGTGAAAACACGTGGATTGGTTTATCTGGAGAG harbors:
- the naa40 gene encoding N-alpha-acetyltransferase 40; this encodes MGRKSNRAKEKKARRLEERAAMDAVCAKVDTANKLDDPLAAFPAFKKYDRNGLNLQIECKRVTSLNPLSVEWAFELTRANMQTLYEQSEWGWKEREKREEMNDERAWYLLARDGDSAPVAFSHFRFDVECGEEVLYCYEVQLESRVRRKGLGKFLIQILQLIANSTQMKKVMLTVFKHNHGAYQFFREALQFEIDETSPSMSGCCGDDCSYEILSRRTKHGEASAGHTHGGGHCGGCCH